The nucleotide sequence CGGAATCGTTGACCTGCACGCCAGGATCTTTCTGCGCAGCAACGGAGCACTTCTGGAAACCACCGCCGGCCGCGTGCTCTTCAATGACGGACTGCCGAAAGAACTCCAGTTTGTCAATACCGAACTGAGCAAGGAGGATCTTGGCCGCCTCATCGGGGACTGCTATGAGCGTCTCGGGCACGATAAGACCGTCGAGGTGCTCGATCGCCTCAAGGAGATCGGATTCCGCGAATCTACCAACGCCGGCATCTCGATCGCGGTCAACGACCTGGTGATCCCGAAAGACAAGAAGGAGTTGGTCGCGCAGACGGAAAAGCTGGTCGATGAAATCGATTCGCAGTACCAGCGCGGCCTGATCACCGGCGGAGAACGCTACAATAAAATCATCGATGCGTGGACCCATTGCACTGAAAAAGTCGCGGACAAAATGTTCGAAGAACTTAAGACCGACAAGAACGGGTTTAACGGCATCTACCTGATGGCCAGCTCCGGCGCCCGCGGCAGCAAACAGCAAATACGTCAGCTCGCCGGTATGCGCGGATTAATGGCGAAGCCGTCCGGGGAAATCATCGAGAACCCCATCCGCAGCAACTTCCGAGAGGGCCTGAGCGTGCTCGAATACTTCATCTCCACACACGGAGCGCGCAAAGGACTTGCCGATACCGCTCTCAAAACCGCCGATGCGGGCTACCTCACCCGTCGACTCGTTGACGTGGCTCAGGACGTGATCATCAACGAAATCGACTGCGGCACGCTCAACGGGATTGCCGTTCAGGCCATGCTCGAGAGCAAGGAACAGGTTGAACGCTATAAGGAGCGGATCATCGGCCGCGTCGCACTCGACGATATCATGGACCCGAAATCGAAAGAAGTGCTGGTCGAGGCGGGCAAGGAAATCGACGAAAAAGATGCCGACGAAATCGAAACCAGAGGTATCGATAATCTGCGAATTCGCTCCGTGCTCACCTGCGAATCCGAACGAGGATTGTGCGTGAGATGTTACGGCCGGAACCTGGCCACCGGACAACTCGTCGAACAGGGCGAGGCGGTCGGCATAATTGCCGCTCAGTCCATCGGAGAGCCGGGAACTCAGCTCACCATGCGCACGTTCCATATCGGCGGAACCGCGAGCACCCAGGTTGAAGAATCAACGATTCGCGTCCTGAATTCCGGTATCGTTCAGTACGTCGGACTGCGTACGGTCAAGAACGTGAAGGGCGAAACCGTGGTCGCCGGACGAGGAGGAGATATCATCATTGTCGGCGAAAACGATCGCGAACTCGAACGATTCGCAGTGCCGGCCGGCGCCGTCGTCAAAGTGGAGGAAAAACAGAGGATCAAGAAGGGCGAGTTGCTCGCCGTCTGGGACCCCTATATCCGTTCCATTGTGACGGAGACCTCGGGCAAGGTGAAATACGAGGATATTATTGAAGCGCTGACCATGCACGAGGAACTCGATCTCGTCACCGGATCGCGCAACCGAATCATCATTGAACATAAAGAGGACAAGCATCCGCAGATTTCAATCGTGGACGCCGAACACCCTGAAAAAGTCCTCGACTTCTACACCGTCCCGGTCGGTGCTCACATCACCGTGGACGATGGCCAACAGGTTTTTGCCGGCGAAGTCCTGGCGAAGACGCCCAGAAAATTCAGCAAGACCAAAGACATCACTGGCGGTCTTCCTCGAGTCGCGGAACTGTTCGAGGCGCGCAAGCCGAAGGACCCCGCGATCATCTCCGAAATCGATGGAATCATCGAACTGGGCGGATACCAGAAAGGGCTGCGCAAAATCAAGATCGTCCCGAAAACCGGAAAAGAGCGCGAGTACCTGATTCCGCACGGAAAACACCTGAACGTTCATACCGGCGACCGCGTCGTCGCAGGGCAACAGTTGATCGATGGACCGGTCGTCCCCCAGGACATTCTGAGAGTCTCCGGCGAAAAGCGCCTGCAGGAGTATCTCCTGAGCGAGATTCAGGAAGTCTACCGGCTGCAGGGTGTGCGCATCAACGATAAGCATATCGAAATCATGATCCGCCAGATGCTCAAAAAAGTGAAAATTGAAAACCCGGGCGATACCAACTTCCTCACCAATCAACAGGTCGATAAGACCAAATTCCAGGAGGAGAATGATCACGTCATCCGCGAAGGCGGAGAACCTGCCTCCGCGAAACCGATCCTTCTCGGCATCACTAAGGCCTCACTTGGAACCGACAGTTTCATCGCAGCCGCAGCCTTCCAGCAGACCACGCGCGTTCTGACGGAAGCCGCAATCAGCGGCCGCATCGACGAGCTCAGAGGGCTGAAAGAGAACGTTATCATCGGACATCTGGTGCCGGCCGGCACAGGCTCGAAATTCTACAAGGATCTGACGATCGATTTCGAGCAGCCGGTCATTGCCGTGCCTGTGCCCGAGCAGCCGCCGCTCGTTCCGGCCGGTGACGGCGAGGCCCAGGCCGAAACCAGCGAACAGGTAGAACAAGATTAGAACAAGAAGAAGGGGCTTGACAAGAGGCTCTCGAATCAGTATACTAGAAATCTGTGCCCCATGCGGGTGTAACTGTAGCCCTTCCCGGCATTGCACGTGCAGCCGGGAGCGCAAAACCATTAGAGGTGGGAGAACTTACATTGCCCACAATCAGTCAATTGGTGAAACAAGGGCGCTCACAGCCGAAAGTGAAAACGGCGGCGCCAGCCCTGCAGAGATGTCCCCAACGGCGCGGCGTCTGTACCAGGGTCTACACCGTGACTCCTAAAAAACCTAATTCGGCCCTCCGAAAAGTCGCCAGGGTTCGACTTACCAATGGGATCGAGATCACTGCTTACATCCCGGGCGTAGGTCACAACCTGCAAGAGCATTCGGTTGTCCTGGTGCGGGGCGGGCGAGTTAAGGATATTCCGGGCGTTCGTTATCATATCGTGCGCGGAACTCTCGACACGATGGGTGTGCAGGATCGCCGCCGCGGACGCTCGAAATATGGAGCGAAACGTCCCAAGTAAGGACGCGAAGCCTTATTTTTTACGGCACCACGAGTTGCCCTCACGGCGCCGGGAGTTACGGGATCCCACACGAAGTGAGCAACGTACGTGATGCCGATTTTTATTGTCAGGAGATAGCCAGATGCCTCGAAGGAAAGCAGCAGTAAAACGGGCGCCTCTGCCCGACCCGAAATACAATAGCCAGCTGGTTTCCAGCTTTATCAGTACCCTCATGGCGCGCGGAAAAAAAAGCATTGCTGAGGAGACCG is from Candidatus Abyssobacteria bacterium SURF_5 and encodes:
- a CDS encoding 30S ribosomal protein S12, encoding MPTISQLVKQGRSQPKVKTAAPALQRCPQRRGVCTRVYTVTPKKPNSALRKVARVRLTNGIEITAYIPGVGHNLQEHSVVLVRGGRVKDIPGVRYHIVRGTLDTMGVQDRRRGRSKYGAKRPK
- the rpoC gene encoding DNA-directed RNA polymerase subunit beta'; the encoded protein is MIKVASPETIRKWSRGEVKKPETINYRTFKPEKDGLFCEKIFGPVKDWECSCGKYKKVKHRGITCDRCGVEVTEARVRRERMGHITLASPVSHIWFFKTTPSCIGNMLDLSVRSLEKVLYFEEYIVIDPGKTPLKKMQTLSEDAYRKAREEFGYDFEAKMGAEAIKQLLEEIDIDKLTKELHAEFKESNSKQKKKKINKRLRIAEAIRQSGNKPSHMILDVVPVIPPDLRPLVPLEGGRYATSDLNDLYRRVINRNNRLKRLIELKAPDVIVRNEKRMLQEAVDALFDNGRHGRTVLGAGNRPLKSLSDMLKGKQGRFRQNLLGKRVDYSGRSVIVVGPELKLHQCGLPKKMALELFEPFIMQKLRERNLATTIKAAKKTIAQAKHEVWDILEDVIREHPVLLNRAPTLHRLGIQAFEPVLIEGKAIRIHPLVCAAFNADFDGDQMAVHVPLSPEAQLEARVLMLSSNNIFSPASGRPVVTPSQDMVLGISYLTKERQGAKGEGRRFRDKDEVLLALDNGIVDLHARIFLRSNGALLETTAGRVLFNDGLPKELQFVNTELSKEDLGRLIGDCYERLGHDKTVEVLDRLKEIGFRESTNAGISIAVNDLVIPKDKKELVAQTEKLVDEIDSQYQRGLITGGERYNKIIDAWTHCTEKVADKMFEELKTDKNGFNGIYLMASSGARGSKQQIRQLAGMRGLMAKPSGEIIENPIRSNFREGLSVLEYFISTHGARKGLADTALKTADAGYLTRRLVDVAQDVIINEIDCGTLNGIAVQAMLESKEQVERYKERIIGRVALDDIMDPKSKEVLVEAGKEIDEKDADEIETRGIDNLRIRSVLTCESERGLCVRCYGRNLATGQLVEQGEAVGIIAAQSIGEPGTQLTMRTFHIGGTASTQVEESTIRVLNSGIVQYVGLRTVKNVKGETVVAGRGGDIIIVGENDRELERFAVPAGAVVKVEEKQRIKKGELLAVWDPYIRSIVTETSGKVKYEDIIEALTMHEELDLVTGSRNRIIIEHKEDKHPQISIVDAEHPEKVLDFYTVPVGAHITVDDGQQVFAGEVLAKTPRKFSKTKDITGGLPRVAELFEARKPKDPAIISEIDGIIELGGYQKGLRKIKIVPKTGKEREYLIPHGKHLNVHTGDRVVAGQQLIDGPVVPQDILRVSGEKRLQEYLLSEIQEVYRLQGVRINDKHIEIMIRQMLKKVKIENPGDTNFLTNQQVDKTKFQEENDHVIREGGEPASAKPILLGITKASLGTDSFIAAAAFQQTTRVLTEAAISGRIDELRGLKENVIIGHLVPAGTGSKFYKDLTIDFEQPVIAVPVPEQPPLVPAGDGEAQAETSEQVEQD